A segment of the Coffea arabica cultivar ET-39 chromosome 8c, Coffea Arabica ET-39 HiFi, whole genome shotgun sequence genome:
tattttaatttgtggttgaaattagTTTGGCTTCTTGCTATGTCTTTAGTGATTCTATATTGATTCTTGGATCTAAACCCTTTGGAATTTGATCTCcaatttgttgttgttgttgccGGTATACAAGTGTTCTTCGAAGTAGTTGTTGCAAATAGTTGCAAAAGCTTGAAGTTGATGCCTTGCATTTGCCAACGTTTTGCAATTATACCTCTTggcttttaattttattaaaataatatacGTTTTTGCATTAGATTAACTAACTAAGGCATTTTTGAAATTACATTATTGTATTCTCTCTTCTGaactaattatttatttttttttattttattctttgaaTTAGGCTTGCTTGACCTGTTACACGTCAACCTTTTTCTAGAAGAGGTGTCtgcaatttttaaaactttgagGGAGGCCAGTGTAACTTTTAGAAACCGCATGGgaggttttcaaaattattccATAGCTATATCAAGAAGtgaaaggggaaaagaaaaggaccaATATAGGAACAAGTGTGGGGACGTAAAAAAACACCGAAGTAGATGACAACAAGCACACAAGTTGTTGTTTCCGCTAATTTGGGAGTTCTCTGCAATTCGTCACCACAAAACCCATAAATATTCTCAAAACTGCATCATCGCCAACAACATCGACACTTACGTAACccaaattgagtgaaaaaaagCTTATATCATTTTTGCTTTTTTACTTTTTGATTTATGAACTTTGAAAAGTAAGAAGTAGAAAACAGACGGGCTGCTGGGAATTTTGGCAAGCGTTAATGAAACAGTGAGAAAGGGCATTATGAGAGGGAGATGAAGGGATATTGCCATGGAGATCCCGCCAACGTAGAGCTTCCAAATGAAGGTCACCCCGTCAAGCAGAAGAGTCTGCCATTATTCTTTTCAGTTTTGTGTATTGTTGTCTTGTTCTGCTCAAAATTTCGCGTCGCCGGTAATGATGAAGGTATAATATTTCTTCTTTCTCTGTTATACACTTAAGAATTGGATCTTTTCTGTAATGCCGTtatcttgttttctttcttgactatctatcttcctttttttttttacccgaGTTGTTAAATATGACTTCATTGTGCAGCCCGAGTCCTTACTTGCAAAATTTGGGAACTCATTTAGTGAATGCTAATACCAGTTAAGTTGGTTTTTGTTGAATTAGTGAATGCTTCTTTGCTAGTGTAGAAAGCTTTGCTAgtctttaattttcattttggcTTGCTTTTATTCTGACGTTTAAACTGGAATCTCTTTTGATAAGATCTttcacattttcctttttccttttctgctaaaaataatattttttatggcATAAAGGCTAATGGAGCTTGCCTTTACAAAATTGTTCAAGATTGCTCCTTCAACTGATTAAATAGATCTCGAATTCAGTCTTAGTTTATTTTTAAAGCCCTGCTGGACAAGCATAAATCTTGGAATTTTTTACTCTGACTCGAATACTAATCAACTCAAgtttgaacaaaatttaaagCTAGGATGAAAAAAATTCAGATCAAGTTTGATCAGTAGGCTTGTTTTACCATTGATCACCTGTAGGTCTTCAACTTGGTTTTTGGTTCAATTACCAAGTTAGGCTGTCAGTGGAAGTTGACCAATTTTTCCAACTGAGAATGAAAAAAAGGGCTTAAACTTTGCTTCTGAGATGTTAGGTTTGATGTTGCACTGGGGAGTAATTTGGCAATTTTATGTATGTTCTTGTTCAACTGTTGTAGTTGACGTGGGATTTATGCAGGAAAGCTGCTTGCTTATAATGAGAGCACGAGTAACTTCACTGATTGCAACAATAAGCTGTCAAATTGTACCTCTCCGCTTGTAGAAAATGAGATTAAGACTTATGCAAAATGCATGCCAGTGGAGTTTAATGTATGTGTAATTACTGATAATTCTTCCATCCATGACGATCATTGGAAAAAGCTGGAGTACTCACCTCGGAAAATTAGTCGACTGGAGGAGGTAATCTCTAGTGCTTTGGGAGACTCCAAATGCTCGTGTGAAGTAAAACATCTGGAAATACATGAAGAAAATAGATCACAACAGTTGGAGAATGGAATAACTCATCTAGCTTATCCCAATCTGGAGGATTTCAGAAATATGACAGGGCAAAGTAAGGGCTCAAGTTCTCCAAGTCAGCTAATAAATGTCACCCAACGACTTGAGCCTGATGGAAAACCATACAATTATGCTGCAGCATCCAAGGGTGCTAAAGTGGTTGCTCATAATAAGGAAACAAATGGTGCAAGTAATGTACTGGGGAAGGATCATGATAAATATCTTCGAAACCCTTGTTCAGTTGGGGGGAAGTTCTTCGTGATTGAGCTTGCTGATGAGACTCTGGTTGATGCtgtcaaaattgcaaattttgaGCATTATTCTGCTAACTTTAAAGAGTTTGAGCTATCTGGAAGTTTAGTTTACCCGACAGAGACATGGACTTCATTAGGGACTTTTGTAGCTGCAAATGTCAAGCATGCCCAGTGTTTCAAGTTGCCTGAACCAAAATGGGTCAGGTACTTGAAGCTGAGTTTACTCAGTCATTATGGATCAGAATTTTACTGCACTCTAAGTCTTGTGGAGGTGTATGGTGTTGATGCCATCGAGCAGATGCTTGAGGATCTTATTGTGACTTCTAAGGAGTCTCCAACAAATGCATTGCCCAATCGAAATTCAACAGCATCTTTAAGAGTACCAGACCCTGGTTCCAGCAACAATCAAGTAGACGATGTTGTTCAAAGTGTTGTTGAGCCTGCGGGCAAGGCTATAGATAGTGTTAAAGAGGAAGTTAGCATAGATATGCCAAGGAAATCAGCAACCATTAGTAGCAGTCCTGATCCCATCCTGAATGTTAGGCAACAGCCTAATGGAAGAGTTCATGCTGATGCTGCTGTAAA
Coding sequences within it:
- the LOC113705544 gene encoding SUN domain-containing protein 5-like, whose product is MKGYCHGDPANVELPNEGHPVKQKSLPLFFSVLCIVVLFCSKFRVAGNDEGKLLAYNESTSNFTDCNNKLSNCTSPLVENEIKTYAKCMPVEFNVCVITDNSSIHDDHWKKLEYSPRKISRLEEVISSALGDSKCSCEVKHLEIHEENRSQQLENGITHLAYPNLEDFRNMTGQSKGSSSPSQLINVTQRLEPDGKPYNYAAASKGAKVVAHNKETNGASNVLGKDHDKYLRNPCSVGGKFFVIELADETLVDAVKIANFEHYSANFKEFELSGSLVYPTETWTSLGTFVAANVKHAQCFKLPEPKWVRYLKLSLLSHYGSEFYCTLSLVEVYGVDAIEQMLEDLIVTSKESPTNALPNRNSTASLRVPDPGSSNNQVDDVVQSVVEPAGKAIDSVKEEVSIDMPRKSATISSSPDPILNVRQQPNGRVHADAAVKILLQRVRSLELNLSVLEEYIKELNRRQGNILPDLEKEMVKISLLLESSKLEIKYLLEWKGTMEKGITDLESWKATIAAQLDLLIQENGLLRLDVEQVTKDQASLEKKEIAVLAISFSFACAAVLHLVLSRSLTIFRGSSPDEIPHASTSSSRGWIVILLSSGLTILIILL